DNA sequence from the Acidothermus cellulolyticus 11B genome:
GGCGTGTGTCTGCCAGGCGGAACACGCCTTATTCTTCGACATCGGGGCTGGTCGCTACGAACACATCCCGTTCGCACCGGAGAGCCACGGCCTAGTGCTCCTCGTGGCCGACACCGGCATCTCGCACCGCCACGCCTCCGGTGAATACGCCAAGCGTCGGGAATCCTGCCGCCAGGCTGAGGACATTCTCGGTGTCCCGCGGCTTGGTGACATCCGCGCGGCGTCCCTGGAAACGGTTTTGGCGGCGCTGCCCGATGAAACGCTGCGCCGGCGCGTGCGCCACGTCGTCACCGAGAACGAGCGGGTCCGCCGGACGGTCGAGCTGCTCCGGTCCGGCCGGTTGGCCGAGATCGGTCCGCTGTTGCTGGCCTCGCACGCGTCGCTGCGGGACGACTACGCCGTCAGCACGCCCGAATTGGATGCCGCTGTCGAGGCTGCAATAAGCGGTGGTGCCATCGGAGCGCGACTGACCGGCGGCGGATTCGGCGGCAGCATCATCGCCCTGGCGCCACGCGACCGCGTCCCGCAGGTCGTCGCCCAGATCCAAGGGGCATTCACCAGTCGCGGTTGGAAGCCGCCCGCGGCTCCGCTCATTCCCCGGATCGCGGACGGGGTCCGGCGGGACGCGTGAATTCCCCGCGGGTGTGAATTCGCTGGCGCCTCGGATTTCCAGCCGCCGCGCATTTCCAGCCACCGTGAATTGCCAGGTGGCTGCGCATTTCCAGGCGCTGCGCATTTCCAGCGGCTGCGCATTTCCAGCCACCGTGAATTGCCAGCCGCTGCGTATTTCCAGCCGGTCGTCGCCGGGACAGGCAGCGTCGGCTAGGCCTCGGCCTGCGGCGGCTCTTCGACGAGGATGCCGCCGTCGCGGAGCATCGCACGGGCCTGCTCAGCGTGGCCGCCGCGGGCCACGACGTCGTACTTCAACGCGACGAGCGAACGCATCGAGGCGAAATCGCGGCGCCCTCTCGTCGCCAGGTGGCCGACCGCGCCGAACGTCGCGCCCCAGAGCGCGCCGATGATGACGCCGCCAAGCACCAGGCCGAGCCACCGTGGTCCATTGGTGAAAAGGCCGACCAGCAAGCCGATGAACAGCCCGAACCACGCCCCACTCGCCGCGCCTGCCGCCGCGGCACGCGTGGTGGTGAGCCGGCCGGTCACC
Encoded proteins:
- a CDS encoding general stress protein yields the protein MHSPGPIRLDPLAMAWNTVASFSTYEEAQAAVDYLSDHHFPVEYVDIVGSDLRILERVTGRLTTTRAAAAGAASGAWFGLFIGLLVGLFTNGPRWLGLVLGGVIIGALWGATFGAVGHLATRGRRDFASMRSLVALKYDVVARGGHAEQARAMLRDGGILVEEPPQAEA
- the galK gene encoding galactokinase — its product is MTTTARASGDTDASFVETCRELFVARFGGDPAGVWSAPGRINLIGEHTDYTGGCVLPVAIDRRTYVAARPRPDGMLRIVSHAYAGQPPVFLGSADLHPESAAHQGWAAYVAGILWVFRNRTEIPDGFDIAVYSTVPIGAGLSSSAALECAVAAAVADLTATAVPPSELARLAQYAENAYVGVPCGILDQMAACVCQAEHALFFDIGAGRYEHIPFAPESHGLVLLVADTGISHRHASGEYAKRRESCRQAEDILGVPRLGDIRAASLETVLAALPDETLRRRVRHVVTENERVRRTVELLRSGRLAEIGPLLLASHASLRDDYAVSTPELDAAVEAAISGGAIGARLTGGGFGGSIIALAPRDRVPQVVAQIQGAFTSRGWKPPAAPLIPRIADGVRRDA